One region of Streptomyces davaonensis JCM 4913 genomic DNA includes:
- a CDS encoding NAD(P)/FAD-dependent oxidoreductase has translation MKHRIVVLGAGYAGSFVAGNLARRLSPADTEITVVNAESEFVERLRLHQLAAGRKIEVQKLTKVFAGTGIRLRVARVTAVDPERQVVAVADADGGGELGYDTLVYALGSHVADQGVPGVAEHAFNVAGRPSALRLRRRLDSLEGATKGGEGRTVLVVGDGLTGIETATEIAESRPGLSVTLIARGELGARLSPGARAHLRRACDRLGVTVLEHTCVEAVETTRVLCADGSVLASDATVWAAGFTVGPIAAAGGLEVTESGRIAVDRTMRSVSHPNVYAAGDSAHAIGDNGRPLPMSCASAGYTSAQVIAAIIGNLTGRKVPHTKLDYTANHISLGRRDAIFQTVDDEARAKPKYVGGRKAARIKSAILRTSLWATSHPTFGLPKRKRRLTAAPSTSAERPGCVAA, from the coding sequence ATGAAGCACCGCATCGTCGTCCTGGGCGCCGGGTATGCCGGGTCATTCGTGGCCGGGAACCTGGCCCGTCGGCTGTCCCCGGCGGACACCGAGATCACCGTGGTCAACGCCGAGTCGGAGTTCGTCGAGCGGCTACGGCTGCACCAGTTGGCGGCGGGCCGGAAGATCGAGGTCCAGAAGCTCACGAAGGTCTTCGCGGGCACGGGCATACGACTGCGCGTGGCCCGGGTGACCGCCGTCGACCCCGAGCGCCAGGTCGTCGCCGTGGCCGACGCGGACGGCGGCGGCGAACTCGGCTACGACACGCTGGTCTACGCGCTCGGCAGCCACGTCGCCGACCAAGGCGTCCCCGGGGTGGCCGAGCACGCCTTCAATGTCGCCGGACGACCCTCCGCGTTGCGTCTGCGAAGGCGGCTGGACAGCCTCGAAGGCGCCACGAAGGGAGGCGAGGGCCGCACCGTGCTCGTCGTCGGCGACGGACTGACCGGCATCGAGACCGCCACCGAGATCGCCGAGTCCCGGCCCGGCCTGTCGGTGACACTGATCGCCCGCGGCGAGCTGGGCGCCCGGCTCTCCCCCGGAGCCCGCGCCCACCTGCGCCGAGCCTGTGACCGGCTGGGCGTCACCGTCCTGGAGCACACCTGCGTCGAGGCCGTCGAAACGACCCGGGTGCTCTGCGCCGACGGCTCCGTCCTGGCCTCCGACGCGACCGTGTGGGCGGCCGGGTTCACGGTCGGTCCCATCGCCGCCGCCGGCGGTCTTGAGGTCACCGAGAGCGGTCGGATCGCCGTCGACCGCACCATGCGATCCGTCTCGCACCCGAACGTCTACGCCGCCGGCGACAGCGCCCATGCCATCGGTGACAACGGCCGCCCGCTGCCGATGTCCTGCGCCTCGGCCGGGTACACGAGCGCACAGGTCATCGCCGCGATCATCGGCAACCTCACCGGCCGCAAGGTCCCCCACACCAAACTGGACTACACGGCCAACCACATCAGCCTCGGACGGCGGGACGCCATCTTTCAGACCGTCGACGACGAAGCGCGCGCGAAGCCGAAGTATGTGGGCGGCCGCAAGGCCGCCCGGATCAAGTCCGCCATCCTCAGGACCTCGCTGTGGGCCACCTCGCACCCGACCTTCGGCCTGCCCAAGCGCAAGCGCCGCCTGACCGCCGCGCCCAGCACATCCGCCGAGCGGCCGGGTTGCGTCGCCGCCTAG
- a CDS encoding sigma-70 family RNA polymerase sigma factor: MDNTVTDRFDTSRFEASRNRLASLAYRLLGSATDAEDAVQDAFLHWQSADRQQIKVPEAWLTKVVTNLCLDRLRSAQARRERSAGAWLPEPLLDGDPMLGPADTFEQRESVSLAVLTLMERLSPVERAVYVLREAFSYSHAEIAEILDISESASQQHLHRARRRITAARSGGDEVDRASARRIVEEFLAAASSGRTERLVALLTDDATAISDGAGLTEKLSRFDTPQRVAAVARAGFKPTPAKRRLAGGTPAIHFAVVNGTPAILTVVGDQVVGSVTFDLAGGKIATVRGIAAPARLTRLTEAWRRHEPETPLVAEW, translated from the coding sequence GTGGACAACACCGTCACTGACCGCTTCGACACCAGCCGGTTCGAGGCCAGCCGCAACCGGCTGGCCTCCCTGGCCTACCGGCTGCTGGGCTCCGCCACGGACGCCGAGGACGCCGTACAGGATGCGTTCTTGCATTGGCAAAGTGCAGATCGGCAGCAGATCAAGGTGCCGGAAGCATGGCTGACCAAGGTCGTCACCAACCTGTGCCTGGACCGGCTCCGCTCGGCGCAGGCACGCCGCGAACGCAGCGCCGGTGCCTGGCTGCCCGAACCGCTCCTGGACGGCGACCCGATGCTCGGCCCGGCCGACACCTTCGAGCAGCGCGAATCGGTCTCGCTGGCCGTGCTGACGCTCATGGAGCGGCTGTCACCCGTCGAACGAGCCGTCTACGTCCTGCGCGAGGCGTTCTCCTACAGCCACGCCGAGATCGCCGAGATCCTCGACATCTCCGAGTCCGCGAGCCAGCAGCACCTCCACCGCGCCCGCCGCCGGATCACGGCCGCGCGCAGCGGCGGCGACGAGGTCGACCGGGCGTCGGCTCGCCGGATCGTCGAGGAGTTCCTCGCCGCGGCCTCCTCCGGCCGCACCGAACGGCTGGTGGCGCTGCTCACCGACGACGCGACCGCGATCTCCGACGGCGCCGGACTGACCGAGAAGCTGTCCCGGTTCGACACCCCGCAACGCGTCGCCGCCGTCGCACGGGCCGGATTCAAACCCACCCCCGCGAAGCGCCGACTGGCCGGCGGCACGCCCGCCATCCACTTCGCGGTCGTCAACGGCACTCCCGCCATCCTCACCGTGGTCGGCGACCAGGTCGTCGGCTCCGTGACGTTCGACCTCGCGGGCGGAAAGATCGCAACCGTGCGCGGAATCGCCGCCCCCGCCCGACTGACCCGACTCACCGAAGCCTGGCGGCGACACGAACCGGAGACACCGCTCGTGGCCGAGTGGTGA
- a CDS encoding maleylpyruvate isomerase N-terminal domain-containing protein, translating into MSRSSETASSSSPVTADDLDLAVRLALEVLRKAPPAAWDVKAGSLEWDCWETVEHLSDDLFSYAAQLGPRTLAEGGDVPFAWERRRPGGPANAIHADREAGPVGLLQVLEATGALLVAMVRTTPPQVRAHHVFGASDAEGFAAMGIVETLVHTHDLAEGLGLDWNPPADLCSRVLTRLFPNAPESTDPWPTLLWATGRAELPGHPRLTKWRWDGTPRA; encoded by the coding sequence ATGTCCCGATCATCCGAGACCGCCTCCTCCTCGTCCCCTGTCACCGCGGACGACCTCGACCTTGCCGTGCGACTCGCTCTGGAAGTCCTTCGCAAGGCGCCCCCGGCCGCGTGGGACGTAAAGGCGGGCTCGCTGGAGTGGGATTGCTGGGAGACCGTCGAGCATCTCAGCGACGACCTCTTCTCCTACGCCGCGCAACTGGGCCCCAGAACACTGGCCGAGGGTGGCGACGTGCCGTTCGCGTGGGAGAGGCGGCGCCCCGGCGGCCCCGCGAACGCGATTCACGCCGACCGTGAGGCCGGGCCCGTCGGGCTGTTGCAGGTGCTGGAAGCGACTGGCGCGCTGCTTGTCGCGATGGTGCGTACGACGCCCCCGCAGGTGCGCGCCCACCATGTCTTCGGCGCCTCGGACGCCGAGGGCTTCGCCGCGATGGGGATCGTGGAGACCCTGGTGCACACGCACGACCTGGCCGAAGGGCTCGGGCTCGACTGGAATCCGCCCGCCGACCTGTGCTCGCGGGTACTCACCCGCCTGTTTCCCAACGCGCCTGAGTCCACGGACCCCTGGCCCACCCTGCTGTGGGCCACAGGACGCGCCGAACTGCCCGGCCATCCCCGCCTGACCAAGTGGCGTTGGGACGGCACACCTCGGGCATAG
- a CDS encoding LeuD/DmdB family oxidoreductase small subunit, giving the protein MDTHLTGHVWVVGDSVTTDAMYPAFAMKLPVPEAARHIFYELRPGWTDEVQPGDIVVAGRNFGLGSSRPVAALFRELGVAALVAEEFNSLFLRNCINHGLPALTVPGVAEAFRDGDLMHLDVAEGWVENDASGARLQGGALPPLVLEILAAGGILPKLAREGYVPVPT; this is encoded by the coding sequence ATGGACACCCACCTCACCGGCCACGTCTGGGTCGTCGGCGACTCCGTCACGACGGACGCCATGTACCCGGCCTTCGCCATGAAACTGCCGGTACCCGAAGCCGCTCGGCACATCTTCTACGAGCTGCGACCCGGCTGGACCGACGAGGTACAGCCGGGAGACATCGTGGTGGCCGGACGCAACTTCGGCCTGGGCTCCTCGCGCCCGGTGGCCGCGCTCTTCCGGGAACTCGGCGTTGCCGCACTCGTCGCGGAGGAGTTCAACTCACTCTTCCTGCGCAACTGCATCAACCACGGACTCCCCGCGCTCACCGTTCCCGGAGTCGCCGAGGCCTTCCGGGACGGCGACCTCATGCACCTGGACGTCGCTGAAGGCTGGGTCGAGAACGACGCCTCCGGCGCCCGCCTCCAGGGCGGAGCCCTGCCCCCGCTTGTCCTGGAGATCCTCGCCGCGGGCGGCATCCTCCCCAAACTCGCCCGCGAAGGCTACGTACCCGTCCCGACCTGA
- a CDS encoding MBL fold metallo-hydrolase, with the protein MHRDIAPGITQIATTRRDNAFLIAGDDGFTLVDVGWASAPATLLTAVADLGRKLSDIRRVVLTHAHPDHVQGAAELRDLTGAQILIHPADHPWLKAGRVPREGRSGSVGRLLDRLPKLRWTPFTADATVTDGDPIDDSDGLRVIHTPGHTPGHIALLHEPTHTALLGDAVFHRGSLTLGPAALAAAPALRPAALTALPPDLRTIAFAHGSPLTGARAEDFHLFLERLQRNSGDARSQR; encoded by the coding sequence ATGCACCGCGACATCGCTCCAGGCATCACCCAGATCGCCACCACCCGGCGGGACAACGCCTTCCTCATCGCGGGTGACGACGGCTTCACCCTCGTCGACGTCGGCTGGGCGTCGGCCCCCGCCACCCTGCTCACCGCCGTGGCAGACCTCGGCCGCAAACTCTCCGACATCCGCCGGGTCGTCCTCACCCACGCCCACCCCGACCACGTCCAAGGCGCCGCCGAGCTGCGCGACCTCACCGGCGCGCAGATTCTCATCCACCCCGCGGACCATCCGTGGCTTAAAGCCGGCCGTGTGCCCCGGGAGGGCCGGTCCGGCAGCGTGGGCCGTCTCCTCGACCGTCTCCCCAAGCTCCGCTGGACCCCGTTCACAGCCGACGCGACCGTGACGGACGGGGACCCCATCGACGACTCCGACGGACTGCGCGTCATCCACACCCCCGGTCACACGCCCGGCCACATCGCCCTGCTCCACGAACCCACCCACACCGCCCTGTTGGGCGACGCCGTCTTCCACCGCGGCAGCCTCACCCTCGGCCCCGCGGCCCTGGCCGCCGCCCCCGCCCTACGCCCCGCCGCTCTCACCGCACTTCCGCCAGACCTGCGCACGATCGCCTTCGCCCACGGTTCCCCACTCACCGGAGCCCGGGCCGAGGACTTCCACCTGTTCCTCGAACGCCTTCAGAGGAATTCGGGCGACGCCCGGTCCCAGCGCTGA
- a CDS encoding discoidin domain-containing protein: MTDQSGPSRLPSRRTVVTTGTTLLAGFGLSSVLPVSNAAAAPTGAPATTGGELALYRPVAVSSTAYAATPGSFVVDRLASPGVKGSGWRAEGGDPQWIAVDLQAPCEVTHIRLTFEADASDPVYTPPTTGNVHSGTTGKEIQSSYSLVFAVETSLDNKSWTPVYRTAAGTGGVVNIQLPHPSRARWVRMTSQKRSSPLPLGLNGFEVYGNAEAERPSATGWTDWGSHPGRAPKLTVADDGTVPVESGWRLTMDDWAGADGAALSKTSVDTSDWLPATVPGTVLGSLVDQGKLPDPVAGLNNLHIPEALSRHSWWYKRDFALPRGLRTGSGRRIWLEFDGINHKADVWLNGKQAGDLTYPYARAAFDVTGLIDPAAENALAVRITPMPVPGSPGDKGPEGEAWVDAGAQQMNLNSPTYLASSGWDWMPAVRDRAAGIWNHVRLRSTGHVVIGDPRVDTVLPELPDVSVAEVTVVVPVRNADTADREATVTAAFDGVRVSKSVTVKAGESVEVVFAPSAFSELKLRDPKLWWPNGLGEPHLHDLTLTATVGGQESDRRVTRFGIRQFGYEYDTPLPFTASGDAYTQTVTFDRQQARHVRIRCLTRATSWGSSLWTLSVGDSTRPGLDLALHATAEASSTDQDDHGAANVTDGDAGTRWSSAYEDDQWIRVDLGSTQSFDRVDLTWEQAYAKSFVVQVSADGSDWTDVKSVDNGAVPLPFNNGNASLQIQDFEARTARFVRLNCGLRNTSWGNSLWTLSVIDRTDPGTDLALRRQATASTEESDHPASHATDGDPNSRWSSAYEDHQWIQVDLGSSRTFDRIAVVWENAYPKTYVIQVSADGSDWTDVKSVSNTPDPLKISVNGVRVLARGGNWGWDELLRRMPAERMDAAVRMHRDMNFTMIRNWVGSSDREEFFAACDRHGILVWNDFPNAWGMDPPDREAFISLARDTVLRYRIHPSVVIWCGANEGNPPAAIDKGMRDAVQEQVPGLLYQNNSAGGIVTGGGPYGWVEPEKYFDPMTYGSKDFGFHTEIGMPVVSTAASTRNMTGDEPEWPIKGAWYHHDWSERGNQAPQNYKAAIEARLGESGDLDDFARKAQFVNYENTRAMFEAWNAHLWDNASGLMLWMSHPAWHSTVWQTYDYDFDVNGTYYGARSACESLHVQADPVNWQVIAVNHTSTDLRGATVTARLFDLTGRQLGSTRRVRVDVARADTAKAFTAQWTNGLPDLHLLRLTLTDATGREVSRNTYWRYRDPSSLRDLNKARQVKLTGDITEVSRSGDRHGLTATIHNRGTAVAAMVRLSLLEEAHGRRVLPTLYSDNYLWLLPGESRTVRLSWPSQACSSRRPVLTAQAYNSPETTLRG, from the coding sequence ATGACAGATCAGTCGGGTCCGTCGCGCCTCCCGTCGCGACGGACCGTTGTCACCACGGGTACGACCCTGCTGGCCGGGTTCGGCCTCAGCTCCGTGCTGCCCGTGTCGAACGCTGCTGCCGCCCCCACCGGCGCACCCGCCACCACGGGCGGCGAGTTGGCCCTCTACCGGCCCGTCGCGGTCTCCTCCACCGCCTACGCCGCCACGCCCGGCTCGTTCGTCGTCGACCGCCTCGCCTCCCCGGGCGTCAAGGGCAGCGGATGGCGCGCCGAGGGAGGCGACCCGCAGTGGATCGCCGTGGACCTCCAGGCGCCCTGCGAGGTCACCCACATCCGGCTGACCTTCGAGGCCGACGCCTCCGATCCGGTGTACACGCCTCCCACCACCGGCAACGTGCACAGCGGCACCACCGGCAAGGAGATCCAGTCGAGCTACTCGCTGGTCTTCGCCGTGGAGACCTCGCTCGACAACAAGTCCTGGACCCCGGTGTATCGCACCGCGGCGGGCACCGGCGGCGTCGTGAACATCCAACTCCCGCACCCGAGCCGGGCCCGCTGGGTGCGGATGACGTCCCAGAAGCGCTCCAGCCCGCTGCCCCTCGGCCTCAACGGCTTCGAGGTGTACGGCAACGCCGAGGCCGAACGCCCCTCGGCCACCGGCTGGACCGACTGGGGATCCCACCCCGGCAGGGCGCCGAAGCTGACGGTCGCCGACGACGGGACCGTACCCGTGGAGTCGGGCTGGCGGCTCACCATGGACGACTGGGCGGGCGCCGACGGCGCGGCCCTGTCGAAGACCTCCGTGGACACAAGTGACTGGCTCCCCGCGACCGTTCCCGGCACGGTCCTCGGCTCCCTCGTGGACCAGGGCAAACTGCCCGACCCGGTGGCGGGCCTGAACAACCTGCACATCCCGGAGGCCCTGTCCCGCCACTCGTGGTGGTACAAGCGGGACTTCGCCCTGCCCCGCGGCCTGCGCACCGGCTCCGGCCGGCGCATCTGGCTGGAGTTCGACGGCATCAACCACAAGGCCGACGTATGGCTCAACGGCAAGCAGGCCGGCGACCTGACCTATCCGTACGCCCGCGCCGCCTTCGACGTCACCGGGCTCATCGACCCGGCTGCCGAGAACGCGCTCGCCGTGCGGATCACGCCGATGCCGGTGCCCGGCAGCCCCGGGGACAAGGGCCCCGAGGGCGAGGCGTGGGTCGACGCAGGCGCCCAGCAGATGAACCTCAACTCCCCGACGTACCTCGCCTCTTCGGGCTGGGACTGGATGCCCGCCGTACGCGACCGCGCGGCCGGGATCTGGAACCACGTACGGCTCAGATCGACCGGGCACGTCGTCATCGGCGACCCGCGCGTGGACACCGTCCTGCCCGAACTGCCGGACGTGTCCGTCGCCGAGGTGACGGTCGTCGTACCGGTCCGCAACGCGGACACCGCCGACCGCGAGGCGACGGTCACCGCGGCCTTCGACGGTGTGCGGGTGTCCAAGAGCGTCACGGTGAAGGCCGGTGAGAGCGTCGAGGTCGTCTTCGCGCCCAGCGCCTTCAGCGAGTTGAAGCTGCGCGATCCCAAGCTGTGGTGGCCCAACGGCCTGGGCGAGCCCCACCTCCACGACCTCACGCTCACGGCGACGGTCGGCGGCCAGGAGAGCGACCGGCGCGTCACCCGCTTCGGTATCCGCCAGTTCGGCTACGAGTACGACACACCGCTGCCGTTCACCGCCTCCGGCGACGCCTACACGCAGACCGTGACCTTCGACCGGCAGCAGGCCCGGCACGTCCGCATCCGCTGCCTGACCCGGGCCACGTCCTGGGGCAGCTCCCTGTGGACCCTCTCCGTCGGCGACAGCACCCGCCCCGGCCTCGACCTCGCCCTGCACGCCACCGCCGAGGCCTCCAGCACCGACCAGGACGACCACGGCGCGGCCAACGTCACCGACGGCGACGCCGGCACCCGCTGGTCCTCCGCCTACGAGGACGACCAGTGGATACGCGTCGACCTCGGCTCCACCCAGTCCTTCGACCGGGTCGACCTCACCTGGGAGCAGGCGTACGCGAAGTCGTTCGTGGTCCAGGTCTCGGCCGACGGCTCGGACTGGACCGACGTGAAGTCCGTGGACAACGGAGCGGTACCGCTGCCGTTCAACAACGGCAACGCCAGCCTCCAGATCCAGGACTTCGAGGCGCGTACAGCACGCTTCGTCCGCCTCAACTGCGGCCTGCGCAACACCAGTTGGGGCAACTCCCTGTGGACCCTCAGCGTCATCGACCGCACGGATCCCGGTACCGATCTCGCCCTGCGCCGGCAGGCCACCGCCTCCACCGAGGAGTCCGACCACCCCGCCTCCCACGCCACCGACGGCGACCCGAACTCCCGCTGGTCCTCCGCCTACGAGGACCACCAGTGGATCCAGGTCGACCTCGGCTCCTCCCGTACGTTCGACCGCATCGCCGTCGTCTGGGAGAACGCGTACCCGAAGACGTACGTCATCCAGGTCTCGGCGGACGGCTCGGACTGGACCGACGTCAAGTCCGTGTCCAACACCCCCGACCCGCTGAAGATCAGCGTCAACGGTGTGCGGGTGCTGGCCCGTGGCGGCAACTGGGGCTGGGACGAACTGCTGCGCCGGATGCCGGCGGAACGCATGGACGCGGCCGTGCGCATGCACCGCGACATGAACTTCACCATGATCCGCAACTGGGTCGGCAGCAGCGACCGGGAGGAGTTCTTCGCCGCCTGCGATCGGCACGGCATCCTGGTGTGGAACGACTTCCCCAACGCGTGGGGCATGGACCCGCCGGACCGCGAGGCGTTCATCTCGCTCGCCCGCGACACCGTGCTGCGCTACCGCATCCACCCGAGCGTGGTGATCTGGTGCGGCGCCAACGAGGGCAACCCCCCGGCCGCCATCGACAAGGGCATGCGCGACGCCGTGCAGGAGCAGGTGCCCGGCCTGCTCTACCAGAACAACTCGGCCGGCGGAATCGTCACCGGCGGCGGGCCCTACGGCTGGGTGGAGCCGGAGAAGTACTTCGACCCCATGACCTACGGCAGCAAGGACTTCGGTTTCCACACCGAGATCGGCATGCCCGTCGTCTCCACCGCGGCGAGCACCCGCAACATGACCGGTGACGAGCCGGAGTGGCCCATCAAGGGGGCCTGGTACCACCACGACTGGAGCGAACGCGGGAACCAGGCGCCGCAGAACTACAAGGCAGCCATCGAGGCACGCCTCGGTGAATCGGGAGACCTGGACGACTTCGCCCGCAAGGCGCAGTTCGTCAACTACGAGAACACCCGCGCCATGTTCGAGGCGTGGAACGCCCACCTGTGGGACAACGCCTCCGGCCTGATGCTGTGGATGTCCCACCCGGCCTGGCACAGCACGGTCTGGCAGACCTACGACTACGACTTCGACGTCAACGGCACCTACTACGGCGCCCGTTCGGCCTGCGAGTCCCTGCATGTCCAGGCCGACCCGGTGAACTGGCAGGTCATCGCGGTCAACCACACCTCGACCGACCTGCGGGGAGCAACCGTCACCGCCCGGCTGTTCGACCTGACCGGCCGGCAGCTCGGCTCGACCAGGCGCGTACGGGTGGACGTAGCCCGGGCGGACACCGCGAAGGCCTTCACCGCGCAGTGGACGAACGGCCTTCCGGATCTGCACCTGCTGCGGCTCACCCTCACGGACGCCACGGGCCGGGAGGTGTCACGGAACACGTACTGGCGTTACCGCGACCCCTCGTCCCTGCGCGACCTGAACAAGGCCAGGCAGGTGAAGCTGACCGGCGACATCACCGAGGTGTCGCGCTCCGGGGACCGGCACGGGCTGACGGCGACGATCCACAACCGCGGAACTGCGGTGGCCGCCATGGTCCGTCTGTCCCTGCTGGAGGAAGCCCACGGCCGCCGGGTGCTGCCGACGCTGTACAGCGACAACTACCTGTGGCTGCTGCCCGGAGAGTCCCGCACCGTCCGCCTGTCCTGGCCGTCGCAGGCGTGTTCGTCCCGACGTCCGGTGCTGACGGCGCAGGCGTACAACAGCCCGGAGACGACGCTGCGCGGCTGA